The Linepithema humile isolate Giens D197 chromosome 7, Lhum_UNIL_v1.0, whole genome shotgun sequence genome has a window encoding:
- the LOC105674968 gene encoding CDK5RAP1-like protein, which yields MLGRVHYGKYFKKYFTQQNYTKSQYLRMCRAIHETLVLSHASVVNTNAAERASTNHKPLRNVRDGPSLKDFLGSSIIDMPNEKSVPYIPDICGENQKVYFEIYGCQMNVNDADIIWSILKSHGYKQTQDLNNADIILLVTCSIRENAEQKVWNKLEHLNGIRKKKKKHMKIGLLGCMAERLKTKILDKGKLVDVIAGPDSYKDLPRLLVRTDNETAINVVLSFDETYADVMPVRLDQDSVTAYVSIMRGCDNMCTYCIVPFTRGRERSRPITSILDEIRQLSDEGVKEITLLGQNVNSYRDLSQSKLVFTDRETRLAKGFKTVYKNKKGGLRFSDLLDKVSLINPEIRIRFTSPHPKDFPDEVLHLIAERSNICKQIHLPAQSGNSAVLDRMRRGYTREAYLDLVHHIRDVLPNIHLSSDFIAGFCGETEEEFQDTLSLIEKVKYNTAYLYAYSMREKTAAHRRYKDDVESHVKLERLHRMIALYRKDIEKLNKTQIGQHQLVLVEGPSRRCDEKLQGRNDGNMRVILSSMVVPINQHSATTRQVQAGDYVVVRVDDANSQTLQGTPLYHSSIIEYSSNEQ from the exons ATGTTGGGACGTGTGcattatggaaaatatttcaaaaaatatttcacgcaACAAAACTATACAAAATCTCAATATCTTCGAATGTGTCGCGCAATTCATGAAACTCTTGTGCTCTCACATGCTTCTGTAGTTAATACAAATGCAGCCGAGAGAGCTTCAACAAACCATAAGCCACTGAGGAATGTTAGAGATGGACCTTCtctgaaagattttttagGATCATCAATTATTGACATGCCCAATGAAAAATCTGTTCCATATATACCGGACATTTGTGGCGAAAATCAAAAAG TGTACTTTGAAATTTATGGTTGCCAAATGAATGTAAATGATGCTGATATAATATGGTCAATACTGAAATCTCATGGTTACAAACAAACGCAAGATTTGAATAATGCTGATATTATATTGCTTGTTACCTGTTCTATCAGGGAAAATGCTGAGCAAAAAGTATGGAACAAGTTGGAGCACTTAAATGGCataagaaagaagaagaagaaacatATGAAAATTGGTCTTTTAG GATGTATGGCTGAACGTTTAAAGACTAAAATATTAGACAAAGGAAAGCTTGTAGATGTGATAGCGGGTCCCGATAGTTACAAGGATTTACCAAGGCTTTTAGTAAGGACGGACAATGAAACAGCTATTAATGTTGTATTATCGTTTGATGAGACTTATGCAGATGTCATGCCAGTTAGGCTTGATCAAGATTCTGTTACGGCATATGT ttCCATAATGAGAGGTTGTGATAATATGTGTACTTACTGTATCGTTCCATTTacaagaggaagagaaagatcTCGCCCGATTACGAGTATACTTGACGAAATTCGACAATTGTCGGATGAAGGAGTAAAGGAAATAACTCTCCTTGGACAAAATGTGAATAGTTACAGAGACTTGTCGCAATCGAAACTTGTGTTTACTGATAGAGAGACTCGTCTTGCTAAAGGTTTTAAAACggtttacaaaaataaaaagggtGGTTTAAGATTCAGCGATCTTTTGGACAAAGTTTCTTTAATAAACCCAGAAATCAGAATAAG GTTTACATCACCCCATCCCAAGGATTTTCCCGACGAGGTGTTACATTTGATAGCCGAAAGATCTAATATCTGTAAACAGATTCACTTACCTGCTCAAAGTGGCAATTCCGCGGTTTTAGACAGAATGCGAAGAGGATACACTAGAGAAGCGTATTTGGATTTGGTACACCATATACGTGATGTTCTTCCAAATATACACTTGTCTAGTGATTTTATCGCTGGATTCTGCGGAGAGACCGAGGAAGAATTTCAAGATACGTTATCGCTAATAGAAAAAGTCAAGTACAATACTGCCTACTTGTACGCTTACAGCATGCGTGAG AAAACTGCGGCGCATCGACGATACAAGGACGATGTAGAGTCGCATGTGAAGCTAGAGCGTTTGCATCGCATGATTGCATTATACAGAAAGGACATAGAAAAGTTAAATAAGACGCAGATAGGCCAGCATCAACTCGTTCTTGTGGAGGGT CCAAGTAGGAGATGTGATGAAAAGTTACAAGGCAGAAATGATGGTAATATGAGAGTAATATTATCATCCATGGTTGTTCCAATCAATCAACATTCTGCTACAACAAGACAGGTACAGGCTGGTGATTATGTCGTTGTACGAGTCGATGACGCCAATTCTCAGACTTTACAAGGAACACCTTTGTATCATTCTTCAATTATTGAATACTCATCAAATGAACAGTGA